Proteins from a genomic interval of Salinivibrio kushneri:
- the glyQ gene encoding glycine--tRNA ligase subunit alpha: protein MHKFDIKTFQGMILALQDYWAQQGCTIVQPLDMEVGAGTSHPMTCLRALGPEPIAAAYVQPSRRPTDGRYGENPNRLQHYYQFQTILKPSPDNIQELYLGSLRVLGIDPEVHDIRFVEDNWENPTLGAWGLGWEVWLNGMEITQFTYFQQVGGLECKPVTGEITYGIERLAMYIQEVDSVYDLVWTDGPFGKVTYGDIFHQNEVEQSTYNFEHADVDFLFRYFDQCEAESTKLLDLEQPLPLPAYEQILKAGHAFNLLDARKAISVTERQRYILRIRTLTKRVAEAYYASREALGFPMCRHSK from the coding sequence ATGCATAAATTCGATATCAAAACCTTTCAGGGTATGATCCTCGCGCTGCAGGATTATTGGGCCCAGCAAGGCTGTACCATTGTTCAGCCGCTAGACATGGAAGTGGGTGCAGGTACCTCCCACCCAATGACATGCTTGCGTGCACTTGGTCCAGAGCCTATTGCAGCGGCTTACGTTCAACCTTCTCGTCGTCCTACCGATGGGCGTTATGGCGAGAACCCGAACCGTCTGCAGCACTACTACCAGTTTCAAACCATCCTGAAACCGTCACCCGATAACATTCAAGAGCTGTATTTAGGCTCGCTGCGTGTGCTGGGTATTGATCCAGAAGTCCACGACATTCGCTTTGTGGAAGATAACTGGGAAAACCCAACGCTGGGCGCTTGGGGCCTAGGTTGGGAAGTCTGGCTTAACGGGATGGAGATCACTCAGTTTACCTACTTCCAGCAAGTCGGCGGATTGGAATGTAAACCGGTCACCGGTGAGATTACCTACGGTATCGAACGTCTGGCAATGTACATTCAAGAAGTCGACTCTGTGTATGATCTGGTTTGGACCGATGGCCCATTTGGCAAAGTCACCTACGGCGATATTTTCCACCAAAACGAAGTGGAGCAATCGACCTATAACTTTGAACACGCTGATGTTGATTTTCTGTTCCGCTACTTTGATCAGTGCGAAGCCGAAAGTACCAAGCTACTGGATCTCGAGCAGCCGCTCCCTTTGCCTGCTTACGAACAGATCCTAAAAGCCGGTCATGCGTTCAACCTGCTGGATGCGCGTAAAGCCATCTCAGTGACTGAACGTCAACGCTATATTCTGCGCATTCGCACACTGACTAAACGTGTCGCCGAAGCCTACTACGCATCTCGCGAAGCGCTAGGCTTCCCGATGTGCCGACACAGCAAATAA
- the tusA gene encoding sulfurtransferase TusA yields MTLAFDHADLQLDALGLRCPEPVMMVRKRIRHMDDGQTLLITADDPSTTRDIPSFCRFMDHTLVAAQTESVPFQFLIKKGLA; encoded by the coding sequence ATGACACTCGCTTTTGACCACGCTGATCTCCAACTCGATGCCTTAGGCTTGCGCTGCCCGGAACCTGTAATGATGGTGCGTAAGCGTATCCGCCATATGGATGACGGTCAGACCTTGCTGATTACCGCGGATGACCCGTCAACCACGCGGGATATTCCCAGCTTCTGTCGCTTTATGGACCATACCCTGGTCGCAGCCCAAACCGAGAGCGTGCCATTCCAGTTTTTGATCAAAAAAGGGCTGGCATAA
- a CDS encoding acrylyl-CoA reductase (NADPH) yields the protein MFNALVLEQHEKQTFAKITSLDDDLLPDGNVTVDVDFSSLNYKDGLAITGKGKIVRQFPMVPGIDFAGTVADSQHPDYQPGDKVVLTGWGVGEAHWGGMAEKARVNGDWLVPLPEGLSAQQAMMVGTAGFTAMLCVQALIDGGVKPEDGPVLVTGASGGVGSVAVTLLHALGYRVSAVTGRLEDNQAWLKQLGADEVLPRESFSAPGRPLDKQQWAGAIDTVGSQMLANVLSQIHYGGTVAACGLAGGFDLPATVMPFILRNVRLQGVDSVSCPKAQRQAAWQSLTKLLPASYFEQACHTIALAQTPEYANKIIQGEVKGRVVIDIAYQG from the coding sequence ATGTTTAACGCGCTTGTCCTTGAACAACACGAGAAGCAAACCTTCGCGAAAATCACCTCGCTCGATGACGATTTGCTCCCAGACGGTAATGTGACTGTCGATGTCGATTTTAGCTCCTTGAATTATAAAGACGGCTTGGCCATCACCGGAAAAGGCAAGATTGTTCGCCAATTCCCGATGGTGCCAGGTATCGACTTTGCCGGTACGGTTGCTGATAGCCAACACCCCGACTATCAACCCGGAGATAAAGTGGTGCTCACTGGTTGGGGCGTCGGTGAAGCACACTGGGGAGGCATGGCAGAGAAAGCGCGTGTTAATGGCGACTGGCTCGTTCCCCTTCCAGAGGGGCTCTCTGCGCAACAAGCAATGATGGTAGGCACAGCAGGGTTTACCGCGATGTTATGTGTGCAAGCCTTAATCGATGGTGGCGTCAAACCTGAAGATGGCCCAGTGTTAGTCACCGGTGCCAGTGGCGGCGTTGGCTCTGTCGCGGTCACCTTATTGCATGCATTGGGCTATCGCGTCAGTGCCGTCACAGGCCGTCTTGAAGACAATCAAGCGTGGCTTAAACAACTGGGCGCTGACGAGGTACTCCCACGCGAGTCCTTTAGCGCACCCGGCCGCCCGCTGGATAAGCAACAGTGGGCAGGCGCGATTGATACTGTTGGGAGTCAAATGCTCGCCAATGTTCTCTCACAAATCCACTACGGGGGCACGGTTGCCGCATGCGGCCTTGCCGGCGGTTTTGACTTACCCGCCACTGTGATGCCGTTTATTTTGCGCAATGTGCGATTGCAAGGAGTTGACTCCGTCTCTTGCCCGAAAGCGCAACGTCAAGCTGCGTGGCAGTCACTGACCAAGCTATTGCCCGCCAGCTACTTTGAACAGGCATGCCACACCATCGCTCTGGCGCAAACCCCAGAGTATGCGAATAAAATTATTCAGGGTGAGGTTAAAGGTCGCGTCGTTATTGATATCGCTTACCAAGGCTAA
- the glyS gene encoding glycine--tRNA ligase subunit beta translates to MATQNFLIELGTEELPPTALRTLAEAFASQFEAQLKDADLSHQGITWYASPRRLALKVAALSDRQPDKVVEKRGPAVKAAFDADGNPTKAAMGWARGNGIDVSEAERLKTDKGEWLLYRQHVPGQAIDALLPVLADNALSKLPIPKPMRWGDKDTQFIRPVKTLVMLYGDTLIEGTILGVASDRVIRGHRFMGESSLTLDHADQYPERLEREGKVMADYEKRKALIIKDAKAAADAVGGVAELDDDLVEEVTSLVEWPVVLTASFENKFLKVPSEALVYTMKGDQKYFPVYDANGELLPKFIFVSNIESKAPAQVISGNEKVVRPRLADAEFFFDTDRKRPLIDRLPELDSAVFQKQLGTIKDKTDRITALAGQIAERIGADKAHTERAGQLAKCDLMTSMVFEFTETQGVMGMHYARHDGEPEAVALALNEQYWPRFAGDKLPTTPVSSALAMADKMDTIVGIFGIGQAPKGSDPFALRRAALGVLRIVVENGYQLDLVDLILDAKAQYDDRLTHKEVETDVLDFMLGRFRAWYQDMGYSVDIIQAVLARRPTKPADFDSRVKAVSHFRSLEEAEALAAANKRVGNILAKYDGELPGNVDTGLLQEDAEKALANVVAEKVAAVKPLFADSDYQGALTELAQLRTPVDTFFDNVMVMADDPALKANRLAMLHLIREQFLNVADISVLQK, encoded by the coding sequence ATGGCAACGCAAAATTTCCTGATTGAGCTCGGCACTGAAGAGCTACCACCAACAGCATTGCGCACACTGGCTGAAGCCTTCGCGAGTCAGTTTGAAGCGCAACTAAAAGACGCTGATCTGAGCCACCAAGGTATCACTTGGTACGCGTCCCCGCGTCGCTTAGCACTTAAAGTGGCTGCTTTGAGCGATCGCCAGCCAGATAAAGTGGTTGAGAAACGCGGTCCTGCGGTCAAAGCCGCCTTTGACGCAGACGGCAATCCCACCAAAGCCGCCATGGGTTGGGCGCGCGGTAACGGGATTGATGTGAGCGAAGCCGAGCGCCTAAAAACTGATAAAGGTGAGTGGTTGCTGTATCGTCAACACGTACCTGGCCAAGCCATTGACGCCTTACTGCCGGTACTGGCCGATAACGCCCTAAGCAAACTGCCTATTCCTAAACCCATGCGCTGGGGTGACAAAGACACCCAGTTTATCCGCCCAGTGAAAACCTTGGTGATGCTGTATGGGGACACCTTGATTGAAGGCACCATTCTTGGCGTGGCATCCGATCGCGTGATTCGAGGTCACCGCTTTATGGGTGAATCGAGCTTAACGCTGGATCATGCTGACCAATACCCAGAGCGCCTTGAGCGTGAAGGTAAGGTCATGGCCGATTATGAAAAGCGTAAAGCATTGATTATTAAAGATGCCAAAGCAGCGGCTGACGCGGTTGGTGGGGTTGCTGAGCTTGATGACGACTTGGTTGAAGAAGTCACCTCTTTGGTGGAATGGCCAGTGGTACTGACTGCCTCTTTTGAGAACAAGTTCCTTAAGGTGCCATCAGAAGCGCTGGTGTACACCATGAAAGGCGATCAAAAGTACTTCCCTGTCTATGACGCTAATGGCGAACTACTGCCCAAGTTCATCTTCGTGTCTAACATCGAATCGAAAGCTCCAGCGCAAGTTATCTCAGGCAATGAAAAAGTCGTGCGTCCTCGCCTCGCGGATGCTGAGTTCTTCTTTGATACTGATCGCAAGCGCCCATTGATTGATCGCCTGCCAGAGCTTGATAGCGCGGTATTCCAAAAACAATTAGGTACCATCAAAGATAAAACCGACCGCATTACTGCACTTGCAGGACAGATTGCAGAGCGTATCGGTGCCGACAAGGCACACACTGAGCGCGCGGGCCAACTAGCGAAGTGTGATCTCATGACCTCGATGGTGTTTGAGTTCACCGAAACCCAAGGCGTGATGGGCATGCACTATGCGCGTCATGATGGCGAGCCCGAAGCCGTAGCGCTGGCGCTGAATGAGCAATACTGGCCGCGCTTTGCCGGTGATAAGCTACCTACGACGCCGGTCTCCTCAGCACTCGCAATGGCTGACAAAATGGATACCATCGTGGGCATATTTGGTATTGGTCAAGCCCCTAAAGGCAGTGACCCCTTCGCCCTACGTCGGGCCGCATTAGGGGTTCTGCGTATTGTCGTCGAGAACGGCTATCAGCTTGATCTTGTCGACCTCATCCTCGATGCCAAAGCCCAGTACGATGACCGTTTGACGCACAAAGAGGTAGAGACGGACGTTCTCGACTTTATGCTAGGTCGTTTCCGCGCCTGGTACCAAGATATGGGCTATAGCGTCGATATTATCCAAGCGGTTTTAGCCCGTCGTCCAACCAAGCCTGCTGACTTTGACAGCCGCGTTAAAGCGGTGTCGCACTTCCGCAGTCTGGAAGAAGCCGAAGCACTCGCCGCCGCCAACAAGCGGGTAGGCAATATCTTGGCCAAGTATGATGGCGAGCTTCCTGGCAACGTCGATACTGGCTTGCTGCAAGAAGACGCAGAAAAAGCATTGGCGAACGTGGTAGCAGAGAAAGTCGCTGCAGTTAAACCTCTGTTTGCTGACAGCGATTATCAAGGCGCGCTGACCGAGCTGGCACAATTGCGCACACCGGTTGATACCTTCTTTGATAACGTGATGGTCATGGCAGATGATCCCGCACTGAAAGCCAACCGTTTAGCGATGCTTCACCTTATCCGTGAGCAATTCCTCAACGTGGCAGATATCTCTGTTCTACAGAAGTAA
- a CDS encoding TMEM165/GDT1 family protein: MSVLAISISTVTLAEIGDKTQLLSLALATRFRKPAVIVSAILLATLVNHAIAAWLGVVAADILTDTVLHIILIISFSVMAVWMMIPDKLEDEGIQGKSAFWASFCAFFVAEIGDKTQLATTALGAQFNEALWVVVIGSTIGMLLANVPVVLAGDKIQRHVPLAAVRALAAAMFAALAVLDTWYLLS, translated from the coding sequence ATGAGCGTTCTTGCTATTTCTATCTCCACCGTCACCTTGGCGGAAATCGGGGATAAAACCCAATTATTATCGCTAGCGTTGGCGACCCGGTTTCGAAAACCTGCGGTGATTGTCAGTGCCATTTTATTGGCGACACTAGTGAATCACGCCATTGCCGCCTGGCTTGGCGTGGTCGCGGCCGATATCCTGACCGATACCGTATTGCATATCATTTTGATTATCAGCTTTAGTGTGATGGCGGTATGGATGATGATCCCTGACAAGCTTGAAGATGAAGGGATTCAGGGCAAAAGCGCGTTTTGGGCGAGCTTCTGTGCGTTTTTTGTCGCAGAAATTGGCGATAAAACCCAGCTCGCCACCACGGCATTGGGGGCACAGTTTAATGAAGCATTGTGGGTGGTGGTGATTGGGTCAACCATTGGTATGCTGCTAGCCAACGTCCCTGTGGTGCTGGCCGGTGATAAAATTCAGCGCCATGTCCCGCTCGCTGCCGTACGGGCGCTCGCCGCGGCAATGTTTGCAGCGTTGGCTGTACTGGATACCTGGTATCTATTGAGTTGA